Proteins found in one Pseudomonas sp. P8_241 genomic segment:
- the rpoS gene encoding RNA polymerase sigma factor RpoS — MALSKEVPEFDIDDEVLLMETGIDTDSMSNDEGAAPPSVRAKSKHSATLKQHKYIDYTRALDATQLYLNEIGFSPLLSPEEEVHFARLSQSGDPAGRKRMIESNLRLVVKIARRYVNRGLSLLDLIEEGNLGLIRAVEKFDPERGFRFSTYATWWIRQTIERAIMNQTRTIRLPIHVVKELNVYLRAARELTQKLDHEPSPEEIANLLEKPVGEVKRMLGLNERVSSVDVSLGPDSDKTLLDTLTDDRPTDPCELLQDDDLSQSIDQWLSELTDKQREVVIRRFGLRGHESSTLEDVGLEIGLTRERVRQIQVEGLKRLREILEKNGLSSESLFQ, encoded by the coding sequence ATGGCTCTCAGTAAAGAAGTGCCGGAGTTTGACATCGACGATGAGGTTCTCCTGATGGAGACCGGCATCGATACGGATTCGATGTCGAATGATGAAGGGGCGGCTCCACCTTCCGTTCGTGCCAAATCCAAACACTCCGCAACATTGAAACAGCACAAATACATTGATTACACGCGAGCACTTGATGCCACGCAGCTGTACCTCAATGAAATCGGCTTTTCACCACTGCTGTCCCCCGAAGAAGAAGTTCATTTTGCGCGCCTGTCGCAAAGTGGCGATCCGGCCGGGCGCAAACGCATGATTGAAAGCAACCTGCGGCTGGTGGTGAAAATCGCCCGGCGGTATGTCAATCGTGGCTTGTCGCTGCTCGATCTGATCGAAGAGGGCAACCTCGGCCTGATTCGGGCGGTGGAGAAGTTCGACCCTGAACGCGGCTTCCGCTTTTCGACCTACGCGACCTGGTGGATTCGTCAGACCATCGAACGCGCAATCATGAATCAGACCCGTACCATCCGGTTACCGATTCATGTGGTCAAAGAGTTGAACGTGTACCTACGGGCCGCACGAGAGCTGACGCAAAAACTCGACCATGAACCCTCACCCGAAGAAATCGCCAACCTGCTGGAAAAACCGGTAGGAGAGGTCAAGCGCATGCTCGGCCTGAACGAACGGGTATCTTCAGTCGATGTCTCGCTGGGTCCGGATTCGGATAAGACTCTGCTGGACACCCTCACCGACGACCGACCTACCGACCCCTGCGAGCTTCTTCAGGACGATGATCTGTCGCAAAGCATCGATCAATGGCTCTCGGAGCTGACCGACAAGCAACGCGAGGTGGTCATCCGCCGCTTCGGCCTGCGCGGTCATGAAAGCAGTACCCTGGAAGACGTAGGCTTGGAGATTGGCTTGACCCGGGAGCGGGTCAGACAGATTCAGGTGGAAGGATTGAAGCGACTTCGCGAGATCCTGGAGAAAAACGGCCTGTCGAGCGAGTCGCTGTTTCAATAA
- the mutS gene encoding DNA mismatch repair protein MutS — translation MNKALCDLSSHTPMMQQYWRLKNQHPDQLMFYRMGDFYEIFYEDAKKAAKLLDITLTARGQSAGQAIPMCGIPYHAAEGYLAKLVKLGESVVICEQVGDPATSKGPVDRQVVRIITPGTVSDEALLDERRDNLIAAVLGDERLFGLAVLDITSGNFSVLEIKGWENLLAELERVNPVELLIPDDWPKDLPAEKRRGVRRRAPWDFERDSALKSLCQQFSTQDLKGFGCENLTLAIGAAGCLLAYAKETQRTALPHLRSLRHERLDDTVVLDGASRRNLELDTNLAGGRDNTLQSVVDRCQTAMGSRLLTRWLNRPLRDLTVLLARQTSITCLLDRYQFERLQPQLKEIGDIERILARIGLRNARPRDLARLRDALAALPELQVAMTGLEAPHLQLLATTTSTYPELAALLEKAIVDNPPAVIRDGGVLKTGYDSELDELQSLSENAGQFLIDLEAREKARTGLSHLKVGYNRIHGYFIELPSKQAESAPADYIRRQTLKGAERFITPELKAFEDKALSAKSRALAREKMLYEALLEDLISQLPPLQDTAGALAELDVLSNLAERALNLDLNCPRFVSEPCMRISQGRHPVVEQVLTTPFVANDLNLDDNTRMLVITGPNMGGKSTYMRQTALIVLLAHIGSFVPAASCELSLVDRIFTRIGSSDDLAGGRSTFMVEMSETANILHNATERSLVLMDEVGRGTSTFDGLSLAWAAAERLAHLRAYTLFATHYFELTVLPEAQPLVANVHLNATEHNERIVFLHHVLPGPASQSYGLAVAQLAGVPSEVIVRAREHLSRLEDTALPHEAPKPAKGKPAAPQQSDLFASLPHPVLDELAKLDLDDMTPRRALEMLYTLKTRI, via the coding sequence ATGAATAAAGCCCTCTGCGACCTGTCCTCCCACACCCCGATGATGCAGCAGTACTGGCGGTTGAAAAACCAGCACCCGGATCAGCTGATGTTCTACCGCATGGGTGACTTCTACGAAATCTTCTACGAAGACGCAAAGAAGGCTGCCAAGTTGCTGGACATCACTCTGACCGCCCGCGGTCAGTCGGCAGGTCAGGCGATTCCGATGTGCGGGATTCCTTATCATGCTGCCGAAGGCTACCTGGCGAAACTGGTAAAGCTCGGCGAGTCGGTGGTGATCTGTGAGCAAGTCGGCGATCCGGCCACCAGTAAAGGACCGGTGGATCGTCAGGTCGTGCGGATCATCACACCGGGGACGGTGAGCGACGAAGCGCTGCTGGATGAACGCAGGGACAACCTGATTGCCGCGGTACTGGGTGATGAGCGTCTGTTCGGCCTGGCGGTACTGGACATTACCAGTGGCAACTTCAGCGTGCTGGAAATCAAAGGCTGGGAGAATCTTCTGGCGGAGCTGGAGCGGGTCAATCCGGTCGAATTATTGATCCCGGACGATTGGCCGAAGGATCTGCCGGCAGAAAAACGCCGCGGGGTTCGGCGTCGTGCGCCATGGGATTTCGAACGTGACTCGGCACTGAAAAGTCTTTGCCAGCAATTCTCCACCCAGGACCTCAAAGGTTTCGGTTGCGAAAACCTGACCCTGGCCATCGGTGCCGCCGGTTGTCTTCTGGCTTATGCAAAAGAAACCCAACGCACCGCCCTGCCGCATTTGCGCAGCCTGCGCCATGAGCGCCTGGACGACACTGTTGTGCTGGACGGCGCCAGCCGGCGCAACCTGGAACTCGATACCAACCTGGCCGGCGGTCGCGATAACACGCTGCAATCGGTGGTCGACCGTTGCCAGACCGCCATGGGCAGCCGCTTGCTCACCCGCTGGCTGAACCGTCCCCTGCGCGATCTCACCGTATTGCTGGCGCGCCAGACGTCGATCACTTGCCTGCTCGACCGCTACCAATTTGAACGACTGCAGCCGCAGCTCAAGGAGATCGGCGACATCGAGCGGATTCTCGCTCGAATCGGCCTGCGTAATGCCCGCCCCCGCGACCTCGCGCGTCTGCGCGACGCTCTCGCAGCCCTGCCAGAACTGCAAGTGGCAATGACCGGGCTCGAAGCACCGCATCTCCAGCTATTGGCGACCACCACCAGCACCTATCCGGAACTGGCGGCGCTACTGGAAAAAGCCATCGTCGACAATCCGCCGGCAGTCATCCGTGACGGCGGCGTGCTGAAGACCGGTTACGACAGCGAACTCGATGAACTGCAATCACTCAGCGAAAACGCCGGGCAATTCCTGATCGATCTGGAAGCACGGGAAAAAGCCCGCACAGGCCTGTCCCATCTGAAAGTTGGCTACAACCGCATTCACGGTTACTTCATCGAACTGCCAAGCAAGCAGGCAGAATCTGCACCGGCCGACTATATCCGCCGTCAAACTCTCAAAGGTGCCGAGCGTTTTATTACACCGGAACTCAAGGCTTTCGAAGACAAGGCGCTGTCGGCCAAGAGCCGTGCGCTGGCCCGTGAGAAGATGTTGTACGAAGCATTGCTCGAAGACTTGATCAGCCAGTTGCCACCCCTGCAGGACACTGCTGGAGCGCTGGCTGAACTGGACGTGCTCAGCAACCTCGCTGAACGAGCGCTGAACCTCGACCTGAACTGCCCGCGCTTCGTCAGCGAGCCGTGCATGCGCATCAGCCAAGGTCGTCATCCGGTGGTCGAGCAGGTGTTGACCACTCCATTTGTGGCCAACGACCTGAACCTGGACGACAACACCCGCATGCTGGTCATCACCGGTCCGAACATGGGTGGTAAATCCACATACATGCGCCAGACCGCGCTGATCGTGTTGCTGGCGCATATCGGCAGCTTCGTGCCCGCAGCCAGTTGTGAATTGTCGTTGGTCGACCGGATCTTCACCCGGATCGGCTCCAGCGATGATTTGGCCGGTGGCCGTTCGACCTTTATGGTCGAAATGAGTGAAACCGCGAACATTCTGCACAACGCCACCGAGCGCAGCCTGGTGCTGATGGACGAAGTCGGTCGCGGCACCAGCACCTTCGATGGCCTTTCCCTGGCCTGGGCGGCGGCCGAACGCCTGGCGCATTTACGCGCTTACACACTGTTCGCCACCCACTACTTCGAGCTGACCGTGCTGCCGGAAGCCCAGCCGCTGGTGGCCAACGTGCACCTCAATGCCACCGAGCACAATGAACGCATTGTGTTCCTGCACCATGTGCTGCCAGGGCCAGCCAGCCAGAGCTATGGCCTGGCCGTTGCGCAACTGGCAGGGGTTCCAAGCGAAGTCATCGTCCGCGCCCGGGAGCACTTGAGCCGGCTGGAGGATACCGCCCTGCCCCATGAAGCGCCCAAGCCAGCGAAAGGCAAACCGGCCGCGCCGCAGCAGAGCGATCTGTTCGCCAGCCTGCCGCATCCGGTGCTGGATGAACTGGCCAAGCTCGATCTGGACGACATGACGCCGCGTCGTGCACTCGAAATGCTCTATACACTAAAGACACGGATCTAA
- the recA gene encoding recombinase RecA: protein MDDNKKKALAAALGQIERQFGKGAVMRMGDQDRQAIPAISTGSLGLDIALGIGGLPKGRIVEIYGPESSGKTTLTLSVIAQAQKAGATCAFVDAEHALDPEYAGKLGVNVDDLLVSQPDTGEQALEITDMLVRSNAVDVIIVDSVAALVPKAEIEGEMGDMHVGLQARLMSQALRKITGNIKNANCLVIFINQIRMKIGVMFGSPETTTGGNALKFYASVRLDIRRTGAVKEGDEVVGSETRVKVVKNKVASPFRQAEFQILYGKGIYLNGEMIDLGVLHGFVEKSGAWYAYNGTKIGQGKANSAKYLADNPDIAATLEKQLRDKLLSPSSVADAKASAVKETEDDLADADI, encoded by the coding sequence ATGGACGACAACAAGAAGAAAGCCTTGGCTGCGGCCCTGGGTCAGATCGAACGTCAATTCGGCAAGGGTGCCGTAATGCGTATGGGCGATCAGGACCGTCAGGCGATCCCGGCCATTTCCACTGGCTCTCTGGGGCTGGACATCGCTCTCGGCATCGGCGGTCTGCCAAAAGGCCGTATTGTTGAAATCTACGGTCCTGAATCTTCCGGTAAAACCACGCTGACCTTGTCCGTGATCGCCCAGGCTCAAAAAGCCGGCGCGACCTGCGCATTCGTCGATGCCGAACACGCCCTCGACCCTGAGTACGCCGGCAAGCTGGGCGTCAACGTCGACGACCTGCTGGTATCCCAGCCGGACACCGGCGAGCAGGCCCTGGAAATCACCGACATGCTGGTGCGTTCCAACGCGGTAGACGTGATCATCGTCGACTCCGTGGCCGCTCTGGTACCAAAGGCTGAAATCGAAGGCGAAATGGGTGACATGCACGTGGGCCTGCAAGCCCGTCTGATGTCCCAGGCGCTGCGTAAAATCACCGGTAACATCAAGAACGCCAACTGCCTGGTGATCTTCATCAACCAGATCCGTATGAAAATCGGCGTGATGTTCGGCAGCCCGGAAACCACCACCGGTGGTAACGCGCTGAAGTTCTACGCTTCGGTTCGTCTGGACATCCGTCGTACTGGCGCGGTGAAAGAAGGTGATGAAGTCGTTGGTAGCGAAACCCGCGTCAAAGTCGTGAAGAACAAAGTGGCTTCGCCGTTCCGTCAGGCCGAGTTCCAAATTCTTTACGGCAAGGGCATCTACCTCAACGGTGAGATGATCGACCTGGGTGTTCTGCACGGTTTCGTCGAGAAATCCGGAGCCTGGTATGCCTACAACGGCACCAAAATTGGTCAGGGCAAGGCCAACTCGGCCAAGTACCTGGCGGATAACCCGGATATCGCTGCCACCCTCGAGAAGCAACTGCGTGACAAGCTGCTGTCGCCTTCGTCGGTAGCAGACGCCAAAGCATCTGCGGTCAAAGAGACCGAAGACGATCTGGCTGACGCTGATATCTGA
- the recX gene encoding recombination regulator RecX: protein MTAVLDTLVAVRRTAMDLLARREHGRVELTRKLRQRGALPEMIEAALDRLMEEGLLSETRYLESFVSYRARSGYGPLRIREELSQRGLQRSDIDLALRESGIDWQAQLTDTWRRKFSGEMPVDARERAKQGRFLAYRGYSMEMISRLLSGRGLDD, encoded by the coding sequence ATGACCGCCGTACTGGATACACTCGTCGCGGTGCGGCGAACCGCAATGGACCTGCTCGCTCGACGCGAGCATGGTCGAGTTGAGCTGACGCGTAAGTTGCGTCAGCGCGGCGCCCTCCCTGAAATGATCGAAGCAGCACTCGACCGCTTGATGGAAGAGGGCCTGTTGTCTGAAACCCGTTACCTCGAAAGCTTCGTCTCCTACCGTGCCCGTTCCGGCTACGGCCCTTTGCGCATTCGTGAAGAGTTGAGCCAGCGCGGCTTGCAACGTAGCGACATCGACCTCGCCTTGCGCGAGAGCGGTATCGACTGGCAGGCGCAACTGACGGATACCTGGCGACGCAAGTTCTCTGGCGAAATGCCGGTAGATGCTCGGGAGCGTGCCAAGCAGGGAAGATTCCTGGCGTATCGGGGATACTCCATGGAAATGATCAGTCGCCTGCTCAGCGGCAGAGGGTTGGACGACTGA
- the fdxA gene encoding ferredoxin FdxA: MTFVVTDNCIKCKYTDCVEVCPVDCFYEGPNFLVIHPDECIDCALCEPECPAVAIFSEDEVPAGMENFIQLNMELAEVWPNVTERKDPLPDAAEWDGKPGKIEHLER; this comes from the coding sequence ATGACCTTCGTCGTCACCGACAACTGCATCAAGTGCAAGTACACCGACTGCGTAGAAGTCTGTCCGGTGGACTGCTTTTACGAAGGCCCGAATTTCCTGGTGATTCACCCGGATGAGTGCATCGACTGCGCACTGTGCGAACCTGAATGCCCAGCCGTGGCCATCTTCTCCGAAGATGAAGTGCCTGCTGGCATGGAAAACTTTATTCAGCTGAACATGGAATTGGCCGAAGTCTGGCCGAACGTCACTGAACGCAAAGATCCGCTGCCAGACGCCGCTGAATGGGATGGCAAACCAGGCAAGATCGAACACCTCGAACGCTGA
- a CDS encoding CinA family protein: protein MKETTQLAAELGRRLQVLNAHVTTAESCTGGGIAEAITRIPGSSAWFEAGYVTYSNRQKTLQLDVPVELFTTVGAVSRDVVEAMVRGAQKKNSAYFSVAVSGIAGPDGGTANKPVGTVWLAWGVGDEVFSELQHFPGSRDEVRRQTVKAALEGLLRYAAAEISNQG from the coding sequence GTGAAAGAGACAACCCAACTGGCCGCTGAGCTTGGCCGACGCCTACAGGTTCTCAATGCCCACGTCACTACCGCCGAGTCTTGCACCGGCGGGGGAATTGCCGAGGCAATCACGCGTATCCCGGGCAGTTCGGCGTGGTTCGAGGCCGGATATGTCACCTACTCCAACCGACAGAAAACCCTGCAACTGGATGTCCCGGTGGAATTGTTCACCACGGTAGGGGCGGTCAGCCGCGATGTGGTCGAGGCCATGGTGCGGGGCGCGCAGAAAAAAAACAGCGCGTATTTCTCCGTGGCGGTCAGTGGCATCGCCGGGCCGGATGGCGGAACGGCGAACAAGCCGGTCGGCACGGTATGGCTGGCCTGGGGCGTGGGTGATGAGGTGTTCAGTGAGCTCCAGCACTTCCCGGGCAGTCGTGACGAGGTCCGCCGACAAACGGTGAAGGCCGCGCTAGAGGGGCTGCTGCGCTATGCCGCGGCAGAAATCTCAAATCAGGGGTAG
- a CDS encoding phage holin family protein, whose protein sequence is MTAEQYALLDMPLWLVITLPLLGGVAGEMWRADKEGVRGWPLARRLTLRSGSSMICGASAIMLLHAANVSIWAACAGGCLTAMAGTDVVLGLYERWAANRIGANDLSSRDAKD, encoded by the coding sequence ATGACCGCAGAGCAGTATGCGTTGTTGGACATGCCTCTTTGGCTGGTTATCACCTTGCCGCTGCTCGGCGGAGTCGCCGGTGAAATGTGGCGTGCCGATAAAGAAGGCGTTCGTGGCTGGCCCCTTGCCCGTCGTCTGACCTTGCGCTCGGGCTCCAGCATGATTTGCGGTGCATCTGCAATCATGCTGCTGCACGCCGCGAACGTCTCCATCTGGGCCGCTTGTGCGGGCGGCTGCCTGACCGCGATGGCGGGAACGGACGTGGTGCTCGGTCTTTACGAACGTTGGGCGGCCAACCGCATAGGGGCTAATGATCTTTCATCCCGCGACGCAAAGGATTGA
- a CDS encoding LOG family protein, with protein MPYQPNDLLSRHFEESGHDLISKVEEQLNLVSPNSPNIPIYRDMVLTVLRMAQEDHNRWNAKITLQALRELEHAFRVLEQFRGRRKVTVFGSARTPVEHPLFAMARELGAALARSDLMVITGAGGGIMAAAHEGAGLTHSLGFNITLPFEQHANPTVNGTTNLLPFHFFFTRKLFFVKEADALVLCPGGFGTLDEALEVLTLIQTGKSPLVPVVLLDAPGGKFWQGALDFIHQQLEENHYILPTDMKLVRLVYNVEEAVDHINQFYSNFHSSRWLKHQFVIRMNHTLNDRALEYMQEAFADLCLSDHFHQHAYSGEEHDEAQFSHLARLAFNFNARNHGRLRELVDYINLQENWAQSKPQMQQRTRETSKVS; from the coding sequence ATGCCTTACCAACCGAATGACCTCCTGAGCCGGCATTTCGAAGAAAGCGGCCACGACCTCATAAGCAAGGTCGAAGAGCAACTCAACCTTGTTTCACCCAACAGCCCGAACATCCCGATCTACCGCGATATGGTCCTGACCGTGCTACGCATGGCCCAGGAAGACCACAACCGCTGGAACGCCAAGATCACCCTGCAAGCTCTGCGCGAACTGGAACACGCCTTCCGTGTGCTCGAACAGTTCAGGGGACGACGCAAGGTAACCGTTTTCGGTTCGGCCCGTACCCCGGTCGAACATCCGTTGTTCGCAATGGCCCGAGAGCTTGGTGCCGCCCTGGCGCGCTCCGATCTGATGGTCATCACCGGCGCCGGTGGCGGCATCATGGCCGCTGCCCATGAAGGGGCGGGCCTGACCCACAGTCTGGGATTCAACATCACCCTGCCCTTCGAGCAACACGCCAATCCGACCGTCAACGGCACGACCAACCTTTTACCTTTTCACTTCTTCTTCACCCGCAAGCTGTTCTTCGTCAAGGAAGCCGATGCTCTGGTGTTGTGTCCCGGAGGTTTCGGCACACTGGATGAAGCGCTGGAAGTGCTGACCCTGATCCAGACCGGCAAAAGCCCGCTGGTGCCGGTGGTGCTGCTGGACGCACCCGGCGGCAAATTCTGGCAAGGGGCGCTGGACTTTATTCACCAGCAACTGGAGGAAAACCATTACATCCTGCCCACCGACATGAAGCTGGTGAGACTGGTCTACAACGTCGAAGAAGCCGTGGATCACATCAATCAGTTCTACAGCAACTTCCACTCCAGCCGCTGGCTCAAGCATCAATTCGTGATTCGCATGAACCATACACTCAACGACCGAGCACTCGAATACATGCAGGAAGCGTTTGCCGATCTGTGCCTGAGTGACCATTTCCACCAGCATGCCTACAGCGGCGAAGAACACGACGAAGCGCAGTTCAGTCACCTGGCGCGCCTGGCCTTCAATTTCAATGCCCGTAACCATGGTCGACTGCGTGAACTGGTGGATTACATCAACCTGCAGGAAAACTGGGCGCAATCCAAACCCCAGATGCAGCAACGTACCCGGGAGACATCGAAAGTTTCGTGA
- a CDS encoding peptidoglycan DD-metalloendopeptidase family protein yields the protein MSLTVIAQRMGKTSFQRLVTGLVLSTLLVGCSSNKSSDARVVDRNAAAQRPAVTTGQYVVRPKDTLFSIAFRYGWDYKALAARNNIAAPYTIHPGQTIRFDGRTGSTPTTVVSSSSSSPSSSSKTTVVRRPVNGSTTTTTTVVPSVANKPTPAPMPPAGPAPTGWGWPSNGILIGKFSSNGSLNKGIDIAGDLGQPVLAASDGTVVYAGSGLRGYGELVIIKHSETYVSAYGHNRRLLVREGQQVKVGQTIAEMGSTGTDRVKLHFEIRRQGKPVDPLQFLPRR from the coding sequence GTGAGTCTCACAGTCATTGCGCAGCGTATGGGTAAAACGAGCTTTCAGCGCCTGGTGACTGGCCTTGTCCTGAGCACCTTGCTGGTCGGTTGCTCCAGCAACAAATCCAGCGACGCACGTGTTGTCGACCGCAATGCCGCCGCGCAGCGCCCGGCCGTGACAACGGGGCAGTACGTCGTTCGACCGAAAGACACCCTGTTCTCCATCGCTTTTCGCTACGGTTGGGACTACAAGGCCCTGGCGGCCCGTAACAACATTGCGGCGCCTTACACCATTCACCCGGGTCAGACGATTCGCTTCGATGGGCGCACGGGATCAACACCGACAACCGTCGTCAGTTCATCCAGCTCGTCGCCTTCGTCTTCGAGTAAAACCACGGTTGTCCGTCGCCCGGTAAACGGTTCGACCACCACCACAACCACGGTTGTACCGTCTGTCGCGAACAAGCCAACCCCTGCACCTATGCCTCCTGCAGGGCCAGCCCCGACCGGCTGGGGATGGCCATCTAATGGCATTCTCATTGGGAAATTCTCTTCAAACGGGAGTTTGAATAAAGGAATTGATATCGCCGGAGATTTGGGACAGCCTGTTTTAGCTGCGTCTGATGGGACGGTGGTATACGCCGGGAGTGGCTTAAGGGGCTACGGCGAATTAGTCATCATCAAACACAGTGAAACCTACGTCAGTGCCTACGGACATAACCGCAGGCTGTTGGTTCGGGAGGGGCAGCAGGTCAAGGTCGGACAGACAATTGCCGAAATGGGGTCAACGGGTACAGACCGGGTGAAACTGCATTTTGAGATTCGCCGCCAAGGTAAACCTGTAGATCCGCTGCAATTCCTGCCACGCCGTTGA
- a CDS encoding XRE family transcriptional regulator, whose protein sequence is MQKRNVSTVLRALLDQHGISPTELHRRTGVPQSTLSRILGGKIVDPSDKHVSKIAEYFSLNTDQLRGRADVAPAHIAGRAASHSELKDISLWDDDTPVDDDEVSVPFLREVELAAGSGRFVIEESERSSLRFGKRSLRHNGVQFDQAKCVTVRGNSMLPVLRDGATVGVNAGKCGIGDIVDGDLYAINHNGQLRVKQLYRLPSGIRLRSFNRDEHPDEDYTFQEIQEEPIVILGHVFWWGMYAR, encoded by the coding sequence ATGCAAAAACGTAATGTTTCTACTGTCCTGAGAGCTTTGCTCGATCAACACGGGATCTCCCCCACGGAGCTTCACCGTCGCACCGGCGTGCCTCAATCCACGCTCTCGCGGATTCTTGGAGGGAAGATTGTCGATCCTTCGGATAAACACGTTTCGAAGATCGCCGAGTACTTCTCCTTGAACACTGACCAGTTGCGTGGCCGTGCCGATGTCGCCCCGGCACACATCGCTGGTCGCGCAGCGTCGCATTCGGAGCTCAAGGATATAAGTCTGTGGGACGATGACACCCCGGTCGATGACGACGAGGTGTCGGTGCCCTTTCTTCGTGAAGTTGAACTCGCCGCAGGATCGGGACGATTCGTTATCGAGGAGAGCGAACGCTCTAGCCTGCGTTTCGGCAAGCGCAGTCTGCGCCATAACGGTGTGCAGTTCGACCAGGCCAAATGCGTGACCGTGCGCGGTAACAGCATGTTGCCCGTGCTGCGCGATGGCGCCACGGTCGGCGTTAATGCCGGCAAGTGCGGCATTGGTGATATCGTTGATGGCGACTTGTATGCGATCAACCACAACGGCCAGTTGCGAGTGAAACAGCTTTACCGCCTGCCGTCGGGGATTCGACTGCGCAGCTTCAATCGGGATGAGCATCCGGACGAGGATTACACATTTCAAGAAATCCAGGAGGAGCCAATCGTCATCCTTGGGCATGTCTTCTGGTGGGGTATGTACGCCCGTTGA